TCGGGCATTTCATCGAGGTTGGCGATTCGGTGGCCCGCATCGTCGACCTCGATCCGATCCTTATCGTCGGTGCCGTCGCCGAGCGCAATGTCGGCCACGTCAAGGTCGGCACCCCGGCGACCGTCCGTCTGCTCGACGGCACGGAAGTCGTGGGGGCCGTCCGCTATGTCTCGAAGGTCGGGACCACGGCGACGCGGACCTTCCGCGTCGAGGTCGAGGTCGACAATCCCGAAGGTGCGATCGCCGAGGGGCTGACCACCGAACTGCGGCTGCCTTTGGCGCGCGTGCGGGCCCATCGGGTGTCGCCGGCGGTCCTTACCCTGTCGGAGGAGGGCGCGGTCGGGATCAAGGTGGTTGGCGAGGGCGACATCGTCGAATTCCACCCGGTCCAACTGGTCGCCGATACGCCGGACGGCATGTGGCTGGGCGGTCTGCCCGAACGCATCCGGCTGATCACGGTGGGCCAGGAGTTCGTGCGGGCCGGCCAGCGGGTGGTGCCGGTTGCCGAAAGCGGGACGGGGCCGTCATGATCGGCGCCATCGAATTCGCCATCGGGCGCTCGCGGGTCGTCATCCTCGTCCTTCTGGTCATTCTCGGGGCGGGGGCCTATGCCTATTGGGCGATCCCCAAGGAATCGGCTCCCGACATCAACATCCCGATCATCTACGTCACCATCCCGCACGAAGGAATTTCGCCCGAGGATGCCGAGCGGCTGCTCATCCGCCCGATGGAGCAGGAATTGCGGACCATCGAGGGCGTCAAGGAGATGCGCGCCACGGCATATGAAGGGGGGGCTTACGTCCTTCTGGAATTCGAGGCCGGCTTCGACGCCGACAGGGCGCTGGACGACGTGCGCGAACGGGTCGACCTGGCCAAGCCGGAACTGCCCGCCGACACCGACGAGCCGACGGTGCACGAGGTCAACTTCAGCCTCTTCCCGGTCCTTCTGGTGACGTTGTCGGGTAACGTGCCGGAACGTACCCTCGTGCGTCTCGCCCGCGAACTCCAGGATTCCATCGAAGGCCTGTCGAGCGTGTTGGAAGCCAAGATCGTCGGCGACCGGGACGAGTTCATCGAAATCCTGATCGACCCGGTCAGGGCGCAAAGCTATGGGCTGACCATCCGCGAAACCATCGAGCAAATGTCCCGCAGCAATCTGCTGGTCGCCGCCGGATCGCAGGACACCGGCAAGGGGCGTTTTTCGGTGAAGGTGCCGGGCCTGTTCGAAACCGTTGCCGACGTCATCGGCGTGCCGGTGAAGGTCGAAGAGGATGCCGTCGTGCGCCTGGGCGACATCGCCGACGTACACCGGACCTTCAAGGACCCGGAAAGCTTCGCCCGGGTCAACGGCAAGCCGGCCGTCACGCTGGAGGTGTCCAAGCGAACCGGGCGGAACATCATCGAGACCATCGAGGCGGTGCGCCGCATCGTCGCCGAGCAGCGGGACGCCTGGCCGGATGCGTTGCGGCGGGCGGTCGGCGTGTCGTTCGCCCAGGACCAGTCCGAGGAAATCCGCGACATGCTGCGCGATCTGCAAAACAGCGTCATCTTCGCGGTGGCGCTGGTCATGATCGTCATCGTCGTCGCCCTTGGCGTGCGCTCGTCCGCGCTGGTCGGCGTCGCCGTGCCCGGCTCGTTCCTGGCCAGCATCCTGGTGCTCGCCTCCTTCGGCGCGACGATCAACATGGTGGTGCTGTTCGGCCTGATCCTGGCGGTCGGGTTGCTGGTGGACGCCTCGATCATCGTCACCGAATACGCCGACCGCAAGATGATCGAGGGCGTCGGACGCCAGGCCGCTTATACGCTGGCGGCCAAACGCATGGCTTGGCCGATCATCGCTTCGACGGCAACGACCGTCGCCGCTTTCCTGCCGCTGTTGTTCTGGACCGGCGTCGTCGGCGAATTCATGAAATTCCTGCCGACCACCGTGGTCGTGGTGCTTTCGGCCTCGCTGGTCATGGCCTTGATCTTCGTGCCGACGCTGGGGGGATTCATCGGCCGGCCGGGCGAAGCCAATGCGGTGACCATGCGGGCGCTGGCCGGTGACGGCGACGCCGCCACCCTGATGGCTCTGGGGGGCCTGACCGGGGCCTATGTGCGCGTACTGCGGACGGCGTTGCACCATCCCGCGAAGATCCTGCTGGCCGCCCTCGCGCTGCTGATCGGCACCCAGGGGCTTTACGCTACGGTCGGCCAGGGCGTGGAATTTTTTCCCGACGTCGAGCCCAAGAACGCCAAATTGCAGATCCGCGCCCGCGGCAACCTGTCGATCCACGAGATGGACGCCCTGGTGCGCGAGGTCGAGGCCCGCATTCCGGCGACCGGCGAGATCGAAACCGTGTACGCCCGCATCGGAGCCGAGCGGAACTCCCAGGAGGCCGAGGACATCATCGGGTCCATCTCGCTCGAATTCGTCGACTGGGACAAGCGGCGGACGGCCGAGGCCATTCTGGACGAGATCCGGCAACGGACCGCCCATCTGGCCGGCATCGTCGTCGATCGTCGCAAGCAGGAGGAGGGGCCGCCGGTCGGCAAACCCATTCATCTCCAGATCACCGCGCGCGATCCCGCCAAGCTTGCCCCGACCGTCGAAACGATCGTCACCCGGCTGCACGAAATTCCCGGGCTGCTCAACATCGAGGACAGCCGGCCGTTGCCGGGGATCGACTGGGAGTTGGGGGTGGACCGCGCCCAGGCGGCGAAGTTCGGGGCCGACGTCAACCTCGTCGGCCGGGCCCTTCAGATGGTCACGACCGGCCTCAAGCTGGGCGAATACCGGCCCGACGACGCGGACGACGAACTCGACATCCGCGCCCGCTATCCGCGTACCTACAGGACCATCGAGGAACTGGACAATGTGCGCATATCCACCCCCGCCGGACTGGTGCCCATCAGCAATTTCGTCGAGCGCACGGCGAAGCCCCGCGTCAGCACGATCAAGCGCATCGATGGCCAACGGGTCATGACCGTCAAGGCGGACGTGGCGGAAGGCGTGAACACCGCGGCCACCCTTGGGGAAATTCAGGCGTGGCTGGCGAGAGCCGGCATCGATCCCTCGGTCCGCATCACCTACAAGGGGGAGGACGAGGAACAGGCCAAATCGCGGGCCTTCCTGGCCAAGGCCTTCGCCATTGCCGTCTGCCTGATGGCCGTCATCCTGGTCGCCCAGTTCAACAGTCTGTACTCGTCGTTTCTGATCCTCTCGGCGGTCATCCTGTCGACGATCGGCGTGCTTCTCGGCCTGATGCTCACGGGGCAGCCCTTCGGCGTCATCATGTCGGGGGTCGGCGTCATCGCGCTGGCCGGCATCGTGGTCAACAACAACATCATTCTGATCGATACCTACGACCGGCTGATCAAGGAGATCGCCGATCCGCTGGAGGCGATCCTGAGGACCGGCGGCCAGCGCCTGCGCCCGGTTCTGCTGACCACGATCACCACCATCCTCGGTCTGGTGCCGATGATGATGAAGATCAACATCGATTTCGTGTCGCGCGAGGTGACGATCGGCGCGCCGGCCAGTCAGTGGTGGTCGCAGTTGGCGGCCGCCATCGTTTTCGGCCTGGGCTTCGCCACCATCCTGACGCTGATCGTCACGCCGTGCGCGTTGATGCTCAGGATCAACGTCCGGGAATGGCGTCGGCGGCGCCGGCACCGCAAGCCGAGCCGGCAATCCATGGCCGGCGTCGGCACCTAGCGCGTCGGCCCGCGTCCATCCTTGTGGCCGAGGGATTTCGACGGAAAGATCGTCACGCCGTTGGGCGCGGCATCGGGGGTGGCCGCCGGTTCGGCAGCGGCTGCCGCGGTGCGTTCCGCCATGCGCCGGTAGGCGCGATAGCCGAACGGAAGGCTCGCGGTGTAGGCCAGCAGGGTGACGGCGATGGTCATCCACGGCGCGTTGATGAGCAGGGCGCCGTAGAGGCCGACGATCAGCATGGTCGGCAGCACCCAATGGTTGGGCACCTTGAACTTCTTGAACGAGAAGGTGGGAAGGCGGCTGACCATCAGGGCCCCGACCCCGACCAGGAACACCGACACCAAAGCCGGGCTTCTGAAGAAGTTCGCGTCGAACTGGAAGGACAGCATCATCGGCAGCAGCACCAAAGCGGCCCCCATGGGGGCGGGTACGCCGGTGAAGAAGTTCGACGCCCAGGCCGGCCGGTCGGGATCTTCGAGGAAGGTGTTGAAGCGGGCCAGCCGGAGGACGCACGCGACGATGTAGATGAGGACCAAAATCCAGCCGAAGCGGCCCAGGTCGTCCATCGTCCACAGGAACAACAGGAGGCCGGGGACCACGCCAAAGCTGACGAAGTCGGCCAGCGAGTCCAGTTCCGCCCCAAATTTGCTCGCCCCTTTCAGGATGCGGGCGAGGCGGCCGTCGAGGCCATCGAGGATGGCGGCGACCATGACGGCGAGAACGGCGTTTTCCCACTCGCCGCCGAGGCCGAAGCGGATGGCGGTCAGGCCGGCGCAAAGCGCCAGCAGGGTCAGGATGTTGGGGATCATCCGATTGAACGAGAGGCCGGCCAACCGGCGTCGACGGGGTGGGGTGGTCTGTTCGGACATGGGGACCTCAGCGAACTTCGCCGGCGCGGGCCGGCTCGTCGGAGTTCAAGTCGGCGATCACCGTTTCGCCGGCGATGGTGCGTTGCCCGAGCGCGACCAGCGGGGCGACGCCTTCGGGAAGATAGATGTCGAGCCGGCTGCCGAAACGGATCAGGCCGAACCGCTGCCCGGCCTTGACCGGCGTTCCGTTGCCGACGTCGCAGCGGATGCGCCGGGCGATCAGGCCGGCGATCTGCACGCAGGCGAGGTCGCGTCCGTCGGCCAGGCCGATCCTCAGGCTCTGGCGTTCGTTGAACTCGCTGGCCTTGTCCAGCGAGGCATTGACGAACTTGCCGGGCCGATAGCTGGCGGCGGCGACCGTGCCGTCGCAGGGAATGCGGTTCACGTGGACGTTAAAGACATTCATGAAAACGGCAACCCGGTTGCGGGGGGCATCGCCCATCCCCAGTTCGGCCGGCGGAGGCGCCCAGTCGACCAGCTGGACCACCCCGTCGGCAGGGCTGACGACAAGACCGGGCCGGGCCGGCGTCACCCGGTCGGGATTGCGGAAGAAATAGGTGCACCACGCCGTCAACGCCAGTCCCAGCCAGCCAAGCGGCTGGGCGACGTAGGCAAGGCCGAGGGCAATCGCGGCGAACACGCCGATGAAGGGCCAACCGTCACGGTGGATGGGCACAAGAACCGTTTTCAGCAATACCGTCGTCTCCACGCGGTTGGATCTGCCAAACCACAGTCTACCCCGCCGGGCGGCCGCAGGTTAAGTGTTGTGTAGGCAAGCCTGGGTGCGGGGCTTCAATTGGTTCGCGGCAATTCGAAGATCTGCCCCGGATAGATGAGGTCGGCGTCGGCGATCTGGGCGGCGTTCGCTTCGTAAATGACGGTGTACTGAAAGCCGGTCCCGTAGGTGCGCCGGGCGATGCGCCACAGGCTGTTGCCGGGCTGGACGATGACATAGCGCCCGGCACCCGGCGACAGGGGTTCGGCCCGCGAGAACGGCAGCGAAACGCGGGCCACCACCTTGCCGGCGCCGTCCATCTGGTCGACGCGGAGGGTGTAGAGGCCGGGCTCGACCCGGATCTCGGGGGTCACGCTCCAGCGGTTGTCGCCGCCGGTCGCCGCGCGGCCGAGAAAGCCGTTGTCGAGATAAAGCTGGACCAGCGATCCCGCCTGGGCCTGGCCGCTGATGCTGAGCCGCCCGGCGTCGTCATAGTCGATGGCGTCGACCGCCAGCACGAGGGCTGGCTGCCCGGCGGTCGGCTTCTGGAGGACGACGCTGGGGACCGGCCCGTCCGGGACGGTGACCTTTTCCGGGTTCACGTCGGGAACCTTCAAGACCAGCGGCTGCTGCGGCCGATCGGTGGGACGTCCGGCGATATCCTTGCCCGGTTCCGGTACCACCAGGATGACCGATGCGGTGGAGGTCGTCTTGGTTCCCGACGATTCCGCTTCCAGCGTGAGCTGCCGGGTGCCGGCCGGCAACGGCGTTTCGGGCACGAACACCCATTCGCCGCGCTTGTCGGCGGTGGCCTCGCCGATGATCTTGCCGTTATCGAGAATGCGCACCTTGCTGCCGGGCGCGGCGCGGCCGGCCATCACGGTGTCGCCCTTCGGGTTGATGCGCACGACATCGAACGAGGGCGCGACGGGACCCGTCGATGGCGACACATCGGTGGCCTTGCCGCCGCCCGCCGGCTGGCCCGGCGCCGATGCGGCCTCGCGCGTCATCCGCGCCGCCTGGGACGCCGCGTCGGCGACGGCCTTGGCGGCGTTGGCGGCTTCGGTGGCCTGACGGGCCTCGTCCTCGGCGGCCTTCGCCTCGGCCCGGGCTTTGGCGGCCGCTTCCTTGGCCTCGGAGGAAGCGCCGGGGGCGTCGGCCCGGGAAACGGCTTCCTCGGCCGCCTGTCTGGCGGCGGCGGCCTTGGCGGCGGCCTCGCGGGCGCGTTCGGCGGCCTTGGCGGCGGCCTCGGAAGCCGCCTTGGCGGCGGCTTGCGGCGTCGAAGCCTGCTCCAGCGGCTCCTCGCTCATTTCCTGTTGCCAGAGGAGGAAGTTGGCACCGATCGCGGCCATGACGACGACGACGCCGATTGCCGTAATTACAAGCGGGCGGTTCACACGTTCCCCCAGTTCAAGCCGACGAAACTCCAAGAAAAAGTTGGACAACAGTAATACGGCCCACGGGGCAGCGCAACGGCCGCTTGGGAAAGGGGAACGGACCGCGCGAAGGGCGCGAAGTCTGCCCCAGCCGGACCGTTCGCTTCACTTCGCCGGCTTGCGGGCGACCTTGTTGCTGATGGCGGGCAGCGACTTGAGATAGGCGGCGAGGGCGGTTCGGTCGGCCGGCGTCAGCTTGGCGGTGCTGTTGGAAACGACTTCGCCCATGCCGCCGCCGACGAAATCGCCGTCCGGGGTCATGCCGAGGGTGAGCAGGGTGTCGATGTCGTCTTCCGACCAGCCGCCGATGCCGGTTTCCTTGTCCGGCGTGATGTTGGGCACCGAACCGCCGTCGGGCCCCTCGATGGTGCCGGCCAGCGTCCTGTCGGCCTGGGTGGCGCCAAAGGCGTTGCGCGGCGTATGGCATTCGCCGCAATGGCCAAGCGCCGTCGCCAGATAGGCGCCGCGGTTCCACTTGTCGTCATGGGCGGCATCCGGGCGAAAGGGGCCGGGGGTGAAGAAGAGCGCCTTCCAGCCGGCGATCAGGAAGCGCCAGCCGAAGGGTGCGCGGACCTCGTGCGGCCGGTTTTCACGCGCCACCGGCGGCAGCGAAAAGAGGTAGGCCTTGAGATCGGCCATGTCGGCGTCGCTCATGCGGGTGTAGGACGGATAGGGAAAGACCGGAAACAAGTGGCTTCCGTCCGGGGCGCGGCCGTGACGCAGCGCGGCGATGAAGTCGCCGTCCGACCAGGTGCCGATGCCGGTCGCGGCGTCGGGGGTGATGTTGGGGCTGTAAAAGACGCCGAACGGCGTTTCCAGCCGCCGGCCGCCGGCCAGGGGCGCGCCCTGATTGGCGGTGTCGGTATGGCAGACCCCGCAGTTGGCGGCGTCGAAGACGTACTTGCCCCGCGCGACGGCGCCATCGCCGTCGGCGCCAAGCGCCGACGGGGCGGCGAGGAGGGCGCTGATGAGAATCCAGGCTGTCGGCGCGCGCATGGAAAACCCCAGGCAAAGGGGCCGAAACGCCTCGTGTCGGCGTTCCGGCCCCGGATCACGGGACGACGGCGTCAGTTCTTCTTGCGGTAGGTCTGGTGGCAGCCGCCGCAGCTCTTGCCCAGTTCGCCGAAGGCGGCGGCAATGGCCGTCATGTCGCCGCCGCCGGCCACGCCGGCGAACTTGGCCGAAGCGGTCTCGAAGGCCGTCACCGCCTTGGCGAACTCGTCGGGCTTTTCCCAGATGACGGGAAGCGCCGTTGTCTCGGCGCCGGCGTCGGAGCCCTTCGGGAAGATATCCTTGGTCAGCGCGCCCATGGCGGCGACGGCGTTGGCGTGGCCGGGCAGGTGGCTCTTGGCGTCGATCTGCCCTTTGACGAGGGAAGCCAGCGCGCCCATATGGCCGCCGAGCGCCTTCATCACGGACTGGCGGTACTTGATGGCGGCCTCGTCGGCCTGGGCCGGCCCGCCGGCCAGGCCGAAACCGAAAGCCGCGATCAGCGCGACGGCGACGAATTTGGCCGCTTTTCCGAAAAGGTCCTGCATCGATGTCTCCCCGAAAACGAGTTGGATCCAATCCATAAACAAAGCCGGATGGCACTTATTCCGGCGGTTCGGCGGGATGCCACACGAGACAGCTACGCTGTCCATGACTATAAATGGGAAGCAAAGGAGTTTTCCAGGTGGACGATACAATCAAATTTCCGTCAGACGCATCCGACAGAGCGGTTCGGCGCCCGGATATCCGCGCGCTTTGCGTGTTCGCGGGCTCGCGCATGGGGCTCAACGGGCGCTTTCGCGCCGCCGCCGAGCGTTTGGGCCGATTGATGGCCGAACGGGGCATCCGGCTGGTCTACGGCGGCGGCGCCATCGGGTTGATGGGGGTGCTGGCCAAGTCGGTTCTGGACCATGGCGGCGAGGTGACCGGCGTCATCCCCGACTTCCTGATGACCCTGGAAGTGGGCGACCCCGGCGTCACCGAGCTGATCGTCGTCGGCAGCATGCACGAGCGCAAGGCCCGCATGTTCGACCTGTCGGACGGTTTCGTCGTGTTGCCGGGCGGGCTGGGGACGCTGGACGAAACCATCGAGATGGCGACCTGGAAGCAGCTTCAGCTTCATGCCAAGCCGATCATCGCCGTCAACGTCGACGGCTATTGGGATTCGCTTAAGGGCCTTCTTGGCGCCGTCGTGGCCGGCGGCTTCGCCCATCCCGCCATGCCCAGTCTGATTTCGACCGTCGATACGGTGGACGACGTCTTCGACGCGGCGGCCACTGCGCCGCTTCCGGGGCGGGAAATCCTGCTCAGTCACCTGCAAGGCGATTGAATCCGCTGCCCCGGCCCACGCCCGTTCATATGTCGAGCGGTTCGAACGCCACCTGAAGAGAGGCGAAGGTGTTTTCCCAGGCCGCGCGGGACCCCACTGTCACGAAAGCCGGCATGACGGCCCGTGCCCCCACCGAGCGCAGCATGGCCGCGTTGTCGGAAAGCCGAGGATGGACGTTCCAGCGGAGGCGCGTCGCGCGGCCGGCCTCCGAAACTGCCAAGGCCGGCGTGCCGCGCGGCACGTATCCGGTGAGCACGACGGCGACATCGTCGCGTTCATGCCAAAGGGGGAGGAGCCGCGCGCTTTCGCCCTGGTTGGCATTGGCGTTGGTCGCCAGCGCAATGCCATCCGGGACATCGCGCAGCGGTCGCGCCGCGGCAAGCAGGCGGGAAAGCCGCTCGCCCGCGCCTGGTCGCAGGGCATCTCTCCACGGGCCGATCAGGCGCTCGAGGGTGCGACGCAGCGCCCCGCACAGGGCCGGCCGCTTCTGCATCGCTTCGAGAACGAACAGGGCGATCTCGGGCCCTCGGCCGGTTGCCGGCACCGGCAGCAGTGCATGACGGCTGGCCAGCGCCCGGCGCAGCGATCGGCGGCATGCCGACTGCGGCTCGTCGGAGAACCCATCCGATGCATCGATGATGGCTGTGGCGGCCGGTGGCGGGTCGTCAAACGCATAGATTTCGGATTCGACACAGGTGTCGCCGGCGTAGAGAAGCCCGTGCCCGACGCCGAGGTGCAGCCAGACGCCGCCGGGGGAATGACCGTTACGCCCGGTGGTGACCTTGATGCCCGACACATCGATGCATCCACGCAGGGGCAATGTCCGTACCGCACCGCCGTCCGGCATCGCGATCTGCGAGGCAACGATGTCGGTCGCATAGACCGGCGGGTTGCCGATTTGGTCCAACAGGTGAAGGCCGCCGGCGTGGTCTCCATGCGCGTGGGACAGCACCAGCGCATCCACACGGCCGATACCGCCGACATCCGCCTCCTGACCGATGTCCGGACCCACTCCGATGTCGAGCACAAGGCGCCGGTCGGCCGCTTCCACCAAGAAGCACGCAGGCCCCTTGCCCCCGATGCCGGAAATCGGCGTCAGCCGCACCCCGCCGCCTCCGCCGGGGATACCGCGGCCCGTCAAACGCCCGCCTTGCCTATTCATCACGTCCGTTCCCTCGATGTCTCCGATCGCCCATCATTGGAAAGGCCGGGTGGCCGGTCAAATTGACTTGGTCGATCCGCTTATCGAGAAAACCGATGCGAGCGCGGGATCGCGGCGGTTCAGAAGCCAGACATGATGCGGATGAAGGCGCGGGCGGTTTCGGAAGGCTCGAGGTCCTTGGCCCACAGCGCATAGATGGTCCGCTTCGGCGAAAATCCGGGGATGTGACACTCGTGCAGCTTCCCCTGCGCGATCTCGTCTTGGACGGCGCGGCGGGAAAGGACGGCGAAGCCAGGGCCTTTAAGCAGGGCCGCCTTGACCGACTCGACGCTGCCGACCACCCGGATGTCACGAAGCTCCAGGCCACAACCCTTCCGCAGGTAGGTCAGCATAGACGACGACTGGTTGGTCATGTACAGCGTCTGCTCTTGCAGCCACCGGATGGGCGAGGCGCGTTCAACGTGCTTGCGGGGCCCAGCCCCAGGCCCCGTCACGATGGACAACGGGTCGTCCATCACCGCCTGCGCGGCGAGATC
The window above is part of the Shumkonia mesophila genome. Proteins encoded here:
- a CDS encoding efflux RND transporter permease subunit, with amino-acid sequence MIGAIEFAIGRSRVVILVLLVILGAGAYAYWAIPKESAPDINIPIIYVTIPHEGISPEDAERLLIRPMEQELRTIEGVKEMRATAYEGGAYVLLEFEAGFDADRALDDVRERVDLAKPELPADTDEPTVHEVNFSLFPVLLVTLSGNVPERTLVRLARELQDSIEGLSSVLEAKIVGDRDEFIEILIDPVRAQSYGLTIRETIEQMSRSNLLVAAGSQDTGKGRFSVKVPGLFETVADVIGVPVKVEEDAVVRLGDIADVHRTFKDPESFARVNGKPAVTLEVSKRTGRNIIETIEAVRRIVAEQRDAWPDALRRAVGVSFAQDQSEEIRDMLRDLQNSVIFAVALVMIVIVVALGVRSSALVGVAVPGSFLASILVLASFGATINMVVLFGLILAVGLLVDASIIVTEYADRKMIEGVGRQAAYTLAAKRMAWPIIASTATTVAAFLPLLFWTGVVGEFMKFLPTTVVVVLSASLVMALIFVPTLGGFIGRPGEANAVTMRALAGDGDAATLMALGGLTGAYVRVLRTALHHPAKILLAALALLIGTQGLYATVGQGVEFFPDVEPKNAKLQIRARGNLSIHEMDALVREVEARIPATGEIETVYARIGAERNSQEAEDIIGSISLEFVDWDKRRTAEAILDEIRQRTAHLAGIVVDRRKQEEGPPVGKPIHLQITARDPAKLAPTVETIVTRLHEIPGLLNIEDSRPLPGIDWELGVDRAQAAKFGADVNLVGRALQMVTTGLKLGEYRPDDADDELDIRARYPRTYRTIEELDNVRISTPAGLVPISNFVERTAKPRVSTIKRIDGQRVMTVKADVAEGVNTAATLGEIQAWLARAGIDPSVRITYKGEDEEQAKSRAFLAKAFAIAVCLMAVILVAQFNSLYSSFLILSAVILSTIGVLLGLMLTGQPFGVIMSGVGVIALAGIVVNNNIILIDTYDRLIKEIADPLEAILRTGGQRLRPVLLTTITTILGLVPMMMKINIDFVSREVTIGAPASQWWSQLAAAIVFGLGFATILTLIVTPCALMLRINVREWRRRRRHRKPSRQSMAGVGT
- a CDS encoding CDP-alcohol phosphatidyltransferase family protein, producing the protein MSEQTTPPRRRRLAGLSFNRMIPNILTLLALCAGLTAIRFGLGGEWENAVLAVMVAAILDGLDGRLARILKGASKFGAELDSLADFVSFGVVPGLLLFLWTMDDLGRFGWILVLIYIVACVLRLARFNTFLEDPDRPAWASNFFTGVPAPMGAALVLLPMMLSFQFDANFFRSPALVSVFLVGVGALMVSRLPTFSFKKFKVPNHWVLPTMLIVGLYGALLINAPWMTIAVTLLAYTASLPFGYRAYRRMAERTAAAAAEPAATPDAAPNGVTIFPSKSLGHKDGRGPTR
- a CDS encoding cytochrome c, with amino-acid sequence MRAPTAWILISALLAAPSALGADGDGAVARGKYVFDAANCGVCHTDTANQGAPLAGGRRLETPFGVFYSPNITPDAATGIGTWSDGDFIAALRHGRAPDGSHLFPVFPYPSYTRMSDADMADLKAYLFSLPPVARENRPHEVRAPFGWRFLIAGWKALFFTPGPFRPDAAHDDKWNRGAYLATALGHCGECHTPRNAFGATQADRTLAGTIEGPDGGSVPNITPDKETGIGGWSEDDIDTLLTLGMTPDGDFVGGGMGEVVSNSTAKLTPADRTALAAYLKSLPAISNKVARKPAK
- a CDS encoding phosphatidylserine decarboxylase; amino-acid sequence: METTVLLKTVLVPIHRDGWPFIGVFAAIALGLAYVAQPLGWLGLALTAWCTYFFRNPDRVTPARPGLVVSPADGVVQLVDWAPPPAELGMGDAPRNRVAVFMNVFNVHVNRIPCDGTVAAASYRPGKFVNASLDKASEFNERQSLRIGLADGRDLACVQIAGLIARRIRCDVGNGTPVKAGQRFGLIRFGSRLDIYLPEGVAPLVALGQRTIAGETVIADLNSDEPARAGEVR
- a CDS encoding LOG family protein, giving the protein MFAGSRMGLNGRFRAAAERLGRLMAERGIRLVYGGGAIGLMGVLAKSVLDHGGEVTGVIPDFLMTLEVGDPGVTELIVVGSMHERKARMFDLSDGFVVLPGGLGTLDETIEMATWKQLQLHAKPIIAVNVDGYWDSLKGLLGAVVAGGFAHPAMPSLISTVDTVDDVFDAAATAPLPGREILLSHLQGD
- a CDS encoding MBL fold metallo-hydrolase, translated to MRLTPISGIGGKGPACFLVEAADRRLVLDIGVGPDIGQEADVGGIGRVDALVLSHAHGDHAGGLHLLDQIGNPPVYATDIVASQIAMPDGGAVRTLPLRGCIDVSGIKVTTGRNGHSPGGVWLHLGVGHGLLYAGDTCVESEIYAFDDPPPAATAIIDASDGFSDEPQSACRRSLRRALASRHALLPVPATGRGPEIALFVLEAMQKRPALCGALRRTLERLIGPWRDALRPGAGERLSRLLAAARPLRDVPDGIALATNANANQGESARLLPLWHERDDVAVVLTGYVPRGTPALAVSEAGRATRLRWNVHPRLSDNAAMLRSVGARAVMPAFVTVGSRAAWENTFASLQVAFEPLDI
- a CDS encoding LysM peptidoglycan-binding domain-containing protein; this encodes MNRPLVITAIGVVVVMAAIGANFLLWQQEMSEEPLEQASTPQAAAKAASEAAAKAAERAREAAAKAAAARQAAEEAVSRADAPGASSEAKEAAAKARAEAKAAEDEARQATEAANAAKAVADAASQAARMTREAASAPGQPAGGGKATDVSPSTGPVAPSFDVVRINPKGDTVMAGRAAPGSKVRILDNGKIIGEATADKRGEWVFVPETPLPAGTRQLTLEAESSGTKTTSTASVILVVPEPGKDIAGRPTDRPQQPLVLKVPDVNPEKVTVPDGPVPSVVLQKPTAGQPALVLAVDAIDYDDAGRLSISGQAQAGSLVQLYLDNGFLGRAATGGDNRWSVTPEIRVEPGLYTLRVDQMDGAGKVVARVSLPFSRAEPLSPGAGRYVIVQPGNSLWRIARRTYGTGFQYTVIYEANAAQIADADLIYPGQIFELPRTN
- a CDS encoding c-type cytochrome, producing the protein MQDLFGKAAKFVAVALIAAFGFGLAGGPAQADEAAIKYRQSVMKALGGHMGALASLVKGQIDAKSHLPGHANAVAAMGALTKDIFPKGSDAGAETTALPVIWEKPDEFAKAVTAFETASAKFAGVAGGGDMTAIAAAFGELGKSCGGCHQTYRKKN